One segment of Alnus glutinosa chromosome 2, dhAlnGlut1.1, whole genome shotgun sequence DNA contains the following:
- the LOC133859355 gene encoding uncharacterized protein LOC133859355 produces the protein MGDFNEILDNSEKVGGNPKPVKQMEGFRQAIEECNLGDLGFRGPKFTWSNKRRRGVFVKERLDRGLASPDWCALFPNAGIEVGVASCSDHLPLWIRTDSWVSRPQKLFRFEASWNAAEECDALIRQSWSKTVNGPNCLNSLGNKLANCKNELVRWSSNRRGTAQPQLKSLYRRLGQLQSYENPANLDLIAQLQGEINKLLEIEDLYWKQRAKRNWYCMGDRNTQYFHAWASQRRRLNHIGSIADLEGNIWTEQQDIGRAFTLFFQNIFSSVGSSSVEECLSSVQARVPPESNEMLCAVFTPEEVNQALAQMHPLKAPGPDGFGCCFFQKHWQVVGEEVQRSVLEFLNFEIFDPGINSTFITLVPKKPSASSVSDFRPISLCNVLYKLIAKVLANRLKKVLPSLISPAQSAFVPGRLITDNVLVAYEALHSMVSRMKGRKGYMAVKLDMSKAYDRVEWSFLEAMMRSMGFAEKWIRLIMCCVSSVTYSVLVNGSPCGKIVPSRGLRQGDPLSPYLFLLVAEGLSAMLVKAEQDRLLTGVPISVRGVHLTHLFFADDSLLFCRANFEEWGNLLKVLEVYESASGQKINVEKSSIFFSSNTGVDFRSLISAAGFASSSCLEKYLGLPILVGRSKMRAFEGILSRVRKKVDGWKEKFLSQAGKEILIKAVVQAIPMYSMNIFQLPKKLCANLNSIMSRFWWGRSEGAKGVTWMSWCRLGVPKEKGGMGFRDLEIFNRALLAKQGWRLFKFPESLVARVMKAKYYPNGDFLSARLGSRPSFAWRSIFQARRVVKDGLLWRIGDGETVRIWKDKWLSSPLTSLIPSPQHGLDANSKVSNLIDRTSGWWNIQLLQANFREDEIARICRICPSPFLAPDTPTWQGTANGQFSVKSAYLLEQRRKNQSRGESSGAGEEVIFWQKLWRVEAPGVIKKFLWKVGNNLLPTKLNLFNKKVIPVPTCPICSQDPEDAIHILWKCKSAMAVWQGCGKKIQKMTVEQVDGKGLIQFLMGKLEGEELLLALVVLRLIWLRRNAFVFEKAFSPLERIVLDAQRMVREFSSAVSLADRSLAPPPGQSISWQPPLPGAIKINWAVVANSFVNRTGIGVLSRNDRGEFVAAQTKFFPSLLNPSIASALGAWWAVKMAGELGASHVHLEGDRREVINALMRGGPSDSSYGHLIEDANLRIQSLPEVDFHFVSKQTNDAAVRLANLACSQFLEGVWVGVCPSLIRNVYQKCFPLYLIDD, from the coding sequence ATGGGTGATTTCAACGAGATCCTGGATAACTCAGAGAAGGTGGGGGGTAATCCAAAACCGGTGAAGCAGATGGAAGGATTCCGACAGGCTATTGAGGAGTGTAACTTGGGTGACTTGGGTTTCAGGGGTCCCAAATTTACCTGGAGTAATAAACGAAGGAGGGGAGTGTTTGTGAAAGAAAGACTGGACAGAGGTCTGGCCTCCCCAGATTGGTGTGCCTTATTTCCCAATGCTGGCATCGAGGTAGGTGTTGCTTCTTGCTCAGATCACCTCCCTCTATGGATTCGAACGGACTCTTGGGTCAGCCGGCCCCAGAAACTCTTTCGGTTCGAGGCTAGTTGGAATGCTGCTGAGGAGTGCGATGCATTAATCCGACAGTCCTGGTCTAAGACTGTCAACGGTCCTAACTGTCTGAACTCTCTGGGTAATAAGCTTGCGAACTGTAAGAACGAATTGGTGAGATGGAGTTCAAATAGAAGGGGGACTGCCCAACCGCAATTGAAGTCATTATATAGGAGGCTGGGGCAGCTTCAGAGTTACGAAAATCCTGCTAACCTGGACCTCATTGCGCAGCTACAAGGTGAGATTAACAAGCTGCTTGAGATCGAGGATTTGTATTGGAAACAGAGGGCCAAAAGGAACTGGTATTGTATGGGGGATAGGAACACCCAGTATTTCCATGCGTGGGCTTCACAGAGAAGAAGACTTAATCATATTGGCTCCATTGCTGACTTAGAGGGCAACATTTGGACAGAACAGCAAGACATTGGAAGAGCCTTTACTCTTTTTTTCCAGAATATCTTCTCCTCAGTGGGTTCCTCTTCCGTCGAGGAGTGTCTCTCCTCTGTCCAAGCCCGTGTTCCCCCTGAATCAAATGAGATGCTCTGTGCTGTTTTCACCCCAGAAGAAGTTAACCAAGCTCTGGCCCAAATGCACCCCTTGAAAGCGCCAGGTCCGGATGGCTTCGGCTGCTGTTTCTTCCAGAAACACTGGCAGGTGGTGGGAGAGGAGGTGCAGCGGTCGGTTCTGGAATTCCTCAATTTCGAAATCTTTGATCCTGGAATCAACTCCACCTTTATCACTTTGGTACCGAAGAAACCCTCTGCTTCCTCTGTAAGTGACTTCCGCCCGATTAGTTTGTGCAATGTCCTCTACAAGCTGATCGCTAAGGTCTTAGCTAACAGACTCAAAAAGGTCCTTCCGTCTCTTATCTCCCCGGCTCAGAGTGCCTTTGTCCCGGGTAGACTCATCACCGATAATGTGCTTGTCGCCTATGAAGCCCTTCATTCAATGGTTTCCCGGATGAAAGGTAGAAAGGGTTACATGGCTGTTAAACTGGACATGAGTAAGGCCTACGACAGAGTGGAGTGGAGCTTCCTTGAAGCCATGATGCGTTCTATGGGTTTTGCAGAGAAATGGATTAGGCTCATCATGTGTTGTGTTAGCTCAGTGACCTACTCGGTTCTAGTAAATGGCTCTCCCTGTGGCAAAATTGTTCCCTCAAGAGGTCTTAGGCAGGGGGACCCCCTGTCCCCCTACCTCTTCCTCTTGGTGGCGGAGGGCCTTAGTGCCATGTTAGTCAAGGCAGAGCAAGACCGGCTGCTCACAGGAGTCCCGATTTCAGTGAGGGGGGTACACTTAACCCACCTCTTCTTCGCAGACGATAGCCTGCTCTTTTGTAGGGCAAATTTTGAAGAGTGGGGTAATCTTCTGAAGGTTTTGGAGGTCTATGAATCAGCCTCGGGTCAGAAGATCAATGTAGAGAAATCCTCCATATTTTTCAGTAGTAACACGGGTGTGGATTTCAGATCCTTAATCTCAGCTGCTGGCTTTGCTTCCTCTTCCTGCTTAGAGAAGTACCTGGGGCTCCCTATTCTAGTGGGTCGGTCAAAGATGAGAGCTTTTGAGGGGATCCTAAGCCGGGTGCGTAAGAAGGTGGATGGTTGGAAGGAGAAATTTTTGTCTCAGGCGGGGAAGGAGATCCTGATCAAAGCTGTGGTACAGGCTATTCCGATGTACAGCATGAATATTTTccaattaccaaaaaaattgtGCGCTAACCTTAACTCCATCATGAGCCGGTTCTGGTGGGGGAGATCAGAGGGGGCAAAAGGCGTGACCTGGATGAGCTGGTGTCGTTTGGGGGTGCCTAAGGAGAAAGGGGGGATGGGTTTCAGAGATTTAGAGATCTTTAACCGGGCTTTGCTTGCCAAGCAAGGGTGGAGATTGTTTAAATTCCCCGAGTCTCTGGTTGCTAGAGTGATGAAAGCAAAATACTACCCGAACGGGGACTTTCTTTCGGCACGTCTAGGGAGTCGGCCTTCCTTCGCATGGAGGAGCATTTTCCAAGCAAGGAGGGTTGTGAAAGATGGGTTACTTTGGAGGATTGGAGATGGGGAAACTGTGAGGATTTGGAAGGATAAGTGGCTCTCGTCCCCTTTAACCTCTCTAATCCCTTCCCCTCAACATGGTTTGGATGCTAATTCTAAAGTGAGCAACCTCATTGATAGGACCTCTGGTTGGTGGAATATTCAGCTTCTTCAAGCAAATTTCAGGGAGGATGAAATCGCCCGGATCTGCCGTATTTGCCCGAGTCCGTTCCTAGCCCCTGATACTCCGACCTGGCAGGGTACAGCAAATGGTCAGTTCTCGGTTAAAAGTGCCTATCTATTGGAGCAGCGTCGGAAAAATCAATCCAGGGGAGAGAGCTCGGGTGCGGGCGAGGAGGTGATTTTTTGGCAAAAGTTGTGGAGAGTGGAAGCTCCGGGGGTGATAAAAAAATTTTTGTGGAAAGTGGGAAATAATCTCCTCCCAACAAAACTTAACCTTTTCAACAAGAAGGTAATTCCTGTTCCGACCTGTCCCATCTGCTCCCAAGACCCAGAGGATGCTATTCACATTCTATGGAAGTGCAAATCAGCAATGGCAGTTTGGCAAGGTTGTGGTAAGAAAATTCAGAAGATGACTGTCGAGCAAGTGGATGGTAAGGGTCTGATCCAATTTCTGATGGGTAAACTTGAAGGGGAGGAGTTGCTTTTGGCTTTGGTAGTGCTCCGACTGATATGGTTGAGAAGGAACGCGTTCGTTTTTGAGAAGGCGTTCTCCCCCCTTGAGCGGATTGTCCTTGATGCCCAAAGAATGGTGAGGGAGTTCTCCTCTGCTGTCTCCTTAGCTGATAGGTCTCTGGCCCCTCCCCCTGGTCAGTCTATCTCCTGGCAGCCCCCCCTTCCTGGAGCCATCAAAATTAATTGGGCTGTTGTTGCCAACAGTTTTGTTAATAGAACAGGTATCGGGGTGCTTTCAAGGAACGATAGAGGTGAGTTTGTTGCAGCTCAAACTAAGTTTTTTCCCTCCCTGTTGAACCCTTCTATAGCCTCTGCTTTAGGGGCTTGGTGGGCGGTTAAGATGGCTGGGGAGTTGGGTGCATCCCACGTGCACCTGGAGGGTGATAGGAGGGAGGTGATAAATGCTTTGATGAGGGGCGGGCCAAGTGATAGCAGTTATGGGCATTTGATTGAGGATGCCAATCTTAGGATCCAAAGTCTGCCTgaagttgattttcattttgttagcaaacaaacaaatgatGC